The following nucleotide sequence is from Triticum dicoccoides isolate Atlit2015 ecotype Zavitan chromosome 7B, WEW_v2.0, whole genome shotgun sequence.
TGAACAAGTGGAGCACATTGCTCAGAGGTACATTTGTGGCGATCGTACATGGACGAACTAATACATCAGCCAGTGAGTATCCTCTTATACACTATGAAAAGAACTTCAGCATCGGATTTAAAAAGGGATTTCAGAAAGGACGAATTAATGCTCACTACATCTTTGTAAACCTGGGTACTTGTTTGAGATAAAAATAACAAAAGGGATTTCAGAAAGGAGATCAAAACATATAACATTGGAGGGTTAGATTCAGTTTAACCTCTTGTACCTCCTGTACATGTGTGAATTAAGGAGTAGCAAGCACAGGAACAACAACATTCAGAGATGACAGAAAATTAAGGAACAAATTACACAGAATTATGGACCTAAAATACAACTATTTAGATCAAGGCATTGTTAAAAAAGACAACATAGTTCAGTAAGTCATGAACATAAATACTGCAGAATTTGGAGACCACTTAGATACTGTAAATTCAGTTAGCAACAAGACAGACAGATTGCACTTAGATTTCAAGGAAAAATATGACTACTTCACACCCGTAAATCATGAAAATTGACACTGTAATAACTGTTTACTCCACACTGTAAATATAAAGAACATTTTATTTTTTGCCACTACATGAATCTGCTCTGCAACTTATGAACTTGCAGTTGTTCTGCAGATTATCAAGAGCGGGTGAAACAGTTTTGATTTATAAACATAGTTACTCCTACTTCTTATCTGCGGTTTCCCAGATCATAACTGCATCATGCTTGCTTATCTGAGCCTACTACAAAAAGGTAAGAGCAGTTTTAACATGGTCCACACAGGAAACAGAGCAGAAGATGAGAAGAAGTACTAGTGCAGGAGCGAATGCAAGGTTCAGAAATCCATCGCAGGAGCAAGAAGAACAACAACAGTTTTACTGGAGTAGCTTGCATGAACAAGTGGAGCAAATTGCTCAGAGGTACATCCGTGGCGATCGTACATGGACGAACTAATACATCAGCCAGTGAGTATCCTCTTATACACTTTGAACAGAATTTCAACATCGGATTTAATAGACACTTGCAGGCGAGAAGAAGTTGCTGTGCCCTCCAGCATGAAGATTGGCCGCGGCATTGCACCTCTTCTCATTCTCGAGCGCCTCTTCGGCCTTCCACGCTTCTTCAAATGGATCAAAGGAGCACGGCTGCGGTTTGGACAAGTGGTCCTGTCCCTGAAGCGATGGAGCGTCAAGATCCGGCGCGGCATTGTTCCTCTTCTCCTTCTCCAGCCCCTCGTCATCCTGCCACTCTGCTTCAGATGGATCACGGAAGATGATCGGCGGCGGCTTGTAAGTCGCCACGTCTTGGACAATGGATGACTTGTCGTTCGTCGAGACAGCCTCCCGCTCCTGCTCTTCTGCTTCTTCATCGAGTATAGCCCTAAGGAACTCCAGCTCGTCAGCTTCGAGCGGGACGATTTCTTCTCCAGCGTCAGCGAAAAGCTTTTGCGGCCCCTCTGGTTCCAAGTAGAAATTCTGTTCGATGTTGTTAGTAGCTCCGACCGGGAGATTTTCCTCCACTTGTGACCCAATAAGCTCATCGATTGTGCAACAGAACCGGACCATGTCGTCGTCAGCTTCAGGTACGGACTCGTCCGGCAAGAAAACCGGTGCTGCAGCGGTGAACGACGATGTGGCAAGTGCCGCCGGGACCG
It contains:
- the LOC119336037 gene encoding uncharacterized protein LOC119336037 translates to MEGLDVDDIFHHYRLNPTEVEAVTYYLPRLLSGETLHGADKLIHSVEISGCEPKDLAARYAPAPQAVSSGDRFFFTTCKSKNGSKLQSVRGAGGGTWSIQKTTEICHAGCKVGEVKNLSFKKQGKSTGWVMEEYRCLLPEAIVSDGVKVFCKMHLAQHAPDAARQESQAYKLQQQQPEAVTPSAHAQKRPAPAAAADPHPPRPKKRMRGAVPVPAALATSSFTAAAPVFLPDESVPEADDDMVRFCCTIDELIGSQVEENLPVGATNNIEQNFYLEPEGPQKLFADAGEEIVPLEADELEFLRAILDEEAEEQEREAVSTNDKSSIVQDVATYKPPPIIFRDPSEAEWQDDEGLEKEKRNNAAPDLDAPSLQGQDHLSKPQPCSFDPFEEAWKAEEALENEKRCNAAANLHAGGHSNFFSPASVY